One Chryseobacterium sp. StRB126 genomic region harbors:
- a CDS encoding DUF4386 domain-containing protein — protein sequence MESNTTIARWAGFIYLVVVITGFFSLMYVPSKLIEWKNPELTFNTISVSKSLFSLSIASSILCYIAFTLLPLALYKLLKNVNGTYAKLMVILALISVPISFINLQNKLSVLTIIEGADYLKIYKAEELQAQVMMLLKNYNNGILIVQIFWGLWLYPFGYLVYKSGFLPKILGIFLMLGCLGYVLNVFGRIVIPEFSSYAISSYITLPASIGEIGICLWLLIVGGKSKSINNIHQN from the coding sequence ATGGAATCTAATACTACAATTGCACGATGGGCAGGATTCATTTATCTTGTCGTTGTAATAACCGGGTTTTTCAGTTTGATGTATGTGCCCTCAAAGCTGATTGAATGGAAAAACCCTGAGCTGACTTTCAATACTATTTCTGTTTCAAAATCTTTATTCAGTCTGAGTATTGCGAGTAGTATTCTTTGCTACATAGCTTTTACATTGCTTCCATTGGCTTTGTATAAACTGTTGAAAAATGTCAACGGAACCTATGCTAAGCTGATGGTGATTCTGGCACTTATCAGCGTGCCCATTTCTTTTATCAATCTTCAAAATAAACTCTCTGTGCTTACGATTATAGAAGGCGCCGATTATCTAAAGATTTATAAAGCAGAAGAGCTACAGGCACAAGTGATGATGCTGTTGAAAAATTATAACAATGGAATTTTAATTGTTCAGATTTTTTGGGGACTTTGGCTTTATCCTTTTGGTTATCTGGTTTACAAGTCTGGCTTTCTACCCAAAATTTTGGGAATATTTTTGATGCTGGGTTGTTTGGGATATGTTCTTAATGTCTTTGGAAGGATTGTGATTCCTGAATTTTCTAGTTATGCAATATCAAGCTATATAACATTACCTGCTTCAATAGGAGAAATAGGAATATGTCTGTGGCTGCTGATTGTAGGAGGGAAGAGTAAATCCATCAATAATATTCATCAAAACTAA
- a CDS encoding DUF6326 family protein, with protein MLAGFWTSVTLCYLYGDYFELYTPGKAQGLVDGHNLLNTPLNLLMAAVVLAIPAVMVFLSLILKPTINRILNIVFGVFFTVVMLLIGILSFSEWYLFYVFLATVECMITILVVVYAWKWKRI; from the coding sequence ATACTTGCCGGATTTTGGACTTCCGTTACATTGTGTTATTTATATGGTGATTATTTTGAGCTGTATACTCCGGGAAAAGCACAAGGGCTTGTGGATGGGCACAATTTATTGAACACTCCACTGAATTTATTAATGGCCGCAGTTGTTTTGGCCATACCCGCCGTTATGGTATTTCTTTCCTTGATCCTGAAACCGACGATCAACAGAATTCTCAATATTGTTTTCGGAGTCTTTTTTACTGTAGTGATGCTGCTTATAGGGATTTTATCCTTCTCGGAATGGTATCTGTTCTACGTTTTCCTTGCCACTGTAGAATGCATGATAACCATATTGGTCGTAGTGTACGCCTGGAAATGGAAAAGAATATGA
- a CDS encoding LytR/AlgR family response regulator transcription factor, with the protein MKIKAVIVDDELIAREVLRSYLTKYCPQVEILGEAENIKEAVPLIAEKQPQLVFLDVEMPFGNAFDVLEATREFSYETIFITAFSQYSLQALNKSASYYILKPIDIKELILAVNKVVESIEKKEELNRNKVLLENLKLKPEKQQIILPTLQGFDVVKTEDIVRLQADGNFTQVYLTDGSKKMVCRFLKHFDDLLETPFVRVHRSHIINTSFVKSYHKSGTVMLADNTEIEVSGSFKDNFLKVFS; encoded by the coding sequence ATGAAGATCAAAGCTGTAATTGTAGATGATGAACTGATTGCAAGAGAAGTATTGAGAAGCTATCTCACCAAATATTGCCCACAGGTAGAAATTTTAGGTGAAGCTGAAAATATCAAAGAAGCCGTTCCTTTGATTGCTGAAAAGCAACCTCAATTGGTGTTTTTAGATGTAGAAATGCCTTTCGGAAATGCCTTTGACGTATTGGAAGCTACCAGAGAGTTTTCCTACGAAACCATCTTCATTACTGCATTTTCACAATATTCTTTACAGGCTTTAAATAAATCTGCAAGTTATTATATCTTAAAACCAATTGATATTAAGGAACTCATTCTGGCTGTAAACAAAGTTGTTGAAAGTATAGAGAAAAAGGAAGAACTCAACCGGAATAAAGTTTTGCTGGAGAACTTAAAATTAAAACCTGAAAAACAACAGATTATTCTTCCCACCTTACAGGGGTTTGATGTGGTGAAAACAGAAGATATTGTAAGGCTTCAGGCAGACGGAAATTTTACACAGGTGTATCTTACGGATGGCTCAAAGAAAATGGTATGCAGATTTCTAAAGCATTTTGATGATCTTTTAGAAACTCCTTTTGTGAGAGTTCACCGTTCCCATATCATCAATACATCCTTTGTGAAATCTTATCATAAAAGTGGAACTGTAATGCTTGCTGATAATACTGAAATTGAGGTTTCAGGAAGCTTTAAAGATAATTTTCTGAAAGTTTTTTCCTAG
- a CDS encoding lipocalin family protein has product MKTFHKIILPVSLGALAYMAFHSYSVGIPRGAVAIKNFDIKKYLGRWYEIARFDYKFEKNMDNITAEYLENPNGSIQVRNKGYDYIKKVWNESIGEAKFVKDATEARLKISFFKPIWAGYNVIDIDEDYQYALVAGSSLKYLWILSRTTTIPESIRQRFIEKARKIGYKTGELIWVRHHQ; this is encoded by the coding sequence ATGAAGACCTTTCACAAAATAATCCTTCCTGTTTCATTGGGTGCTTTAGCCTATATGGCCTTTCATTCCTATTCTGTAGGAATTCCGAGAGGAGCTGTGGCAATAAAGAATTTTGATATTAAAAAATATCTCGGAAGATGGTATGAAATAGCCCGTTTTGATTATAAATTCGAGAAAAATATGGATAACATTACTGCAGAATATTTGGAAAATCCCAATGGCAGTATTCAGGTTAGAAATAAAGGCTACGATTATATCAAAAAAGTATGGAATGAGTCCATTGGAGAAGCTAAATTTGTTAAAGATGCTACTGAAGCAAGGCTGAAAATATCCTTTTTCAAACCCATATGGGCAGGTTATAATGTCATTGATATTGATGAAGACTATCAATATGCTTTAGTCGCTGGAAGCAGTTTAAAATACCTCTGGATTCTCTCCCGAACTACAACGATTCCAGAAAGCATCCGACAGCGTTTCATTGAAAAAGCTCGAAAAATCGGTTATAAAACAGGTGAGCTGATCTGGGTGAGACATCATCAATAA
- a CDS encoding CinA family nicotinamide mononucleotide deamidase-related protein has product MEKAVLITIGDEILSGNTVDTNSNFIASELKNIGIRVVQIFTISDEIDIIKTTLRTAFELGDLIITTGGLGPTRDDKTKKALAEFFNDEIALDEVTFNHLKGYMERRGRADILERNKEQAFVPTKSIVFQNHFGTAPCMMMELDGKLCYSLPGVPYEVKPLIKDQIIPYLQEKFNLNYIHSRIVSVVGIPESILADTIEDWELGLPENISLSYLPVGTRVKLRITASGDNEEALQQQTEDEIQKLLPLIKDNVIAISEDKIENILAEILTERKLTISTAESCTGGELAKMITSVSGSSKYFLGGMVAYATEKKIKILNVSGETVDQFTVVSEQVAQEMAKGCQELFDTDISLSTTGVAGPEKGEDGKEVGTVFYTIRIKDQEVTSKLYMPHLERLDFMNFVSQKVIQDLVGLLISL; this is encoded by the coding sequence ATGGAAAAAGCAGTCCTAATCACTATTGGTGACGAAATCCTTTCAGGGAATACAGTAGATACCAATTCCAATTTTATTGCCTCTGAATTGAAGAACATCGGGATAAGGGTTGTACAGATCTTTACCATTTCAGACGAAATAGATATCATTAAAACTACATTAAGGACCGCTTTTGAACTGGGTGATCTTATTATTACGACTGGCGGGTTAGGCCCAACAAGGGATGATAAAACCAAAAAGGCACTTGCAGAATTTTTCAATGACGAAATTGCTTTGGATGAGGTTACGTTTAATCACCTTAAAGGATACATGGAAAGACGCGGAAGAGCAGACATTCTGGAAAGAAATAAAGAACAGGCTTTCGTTCCTACAAAATCTATTGTTTTTCAAAACCATTTCGGTACTGCACCCTGTATGATGATGGAGTTGGATGGAAAACTGTGCTACAGTTTACCGGGTGTTCCTTATGAAGTAAAACCATTGATAAAAGATCAGATTATTCCTTATTTACAGGAAAAATTTAACCTTAATTATATTCATTCAAGAATTGTTTCGGTAGTGGGAATTCCGGAGAGTATTCTTGCAGATACTATTGAAGACTGGGAACTTGGCCTTCCTGAAAATATTTCATTGTCTTATCTTCCGGTAGGAACCAGAGTAAAATTGAGGATAACAGCATCAGGAGACAATGAAGAAGCTTTACAACAACAGACAGAAGACGAGATTCAAAAATTACTTCCTCTTATCAAGGATAATGTGATTGCTATTTCTGAAGATAAAATCGAAAATATTCTGGCTGAAATTCTTACTGAAAGAAAACTGACGATCTCCACGGCAGAAAGCTGCACTGGTGGAGAGCTGGCAAAAATGATTACTTCAGTTTCCGGAAGTTCAAAATACTTTCTTGGTGGAATGGTAGCCTATGCCACGGAGAAAAAAATCAAAATTTTAAATGTTTCCGGAGAAACGGTAGATCAGTTTACGGTAGTCAGTGAGCAGGTAGCCCAGGAAATGGCCAAAGGATGTCAGGAATTATTTGATACCGATATTTCCCTTTCTACTACCGGTGTGGCAGGTCCTGAAAAAGGAGAGGATGGGAAAGAGGTGGGAACAGTTTTCTACACCATTCGAATTAAAGATCAGGAAGTAACCTCAAAATTATATATGCCTCATCTGGAAAGATTGGATTTTATGAACTTCGTTTCTCAAAAGGTCATTCAAGATCTTGTAGGGCTTTTGATAAGTCTGTAG
- a CDS encoding polysaccharide deacetylase family protein, with protein MENSKQIFQTNSKKRWKSVQWGSRFFIFMAVLLFLALGLMMAVDRSPKIPFKEDYKAVITANKPYLQENKISKEYKGFRSFISEKTMHTNLAKIEKARAERLKNQNRNWAQFPGGIRSAFYVAWDPQSLMSLKRNIRHVNLVFPEWFFLDPKSGNLKTNIDPEGYKIIKRTGVAAMPILSNNSNQEFHAEGLGKVLSDSKKRTALIQKLTQQCLKYHFKGINIDFEDMNLNSDENLIAFMKELSETFKQNQLLVTMDIMTDNDDYNIPRLDPYVDYFVLMAYDEYSAGSDAGPVSSQKWIEEQTGKMIKQTSPHKIILGLGAYGYDWSSNKDDNTSVTYMQAITKASASKAVIDFNDNTFNLNYSYTDSKNNTHTVFFNDAASIFNTMRFSSEYPLAGTALWRLGSEDSRIWNFYDKDLTFAGLSKLNLKTLENVKGQTMVDYIGDGEVLDVLNTPHDGKIALEIDPKEKIITDENYITYPSSYEVKKYGSAPQKELVLTFDDGPDETYTPQVLDVLSKYHVPAAFFLVGLNAEKNLPLVKRIYREGHEIGNHTFTHENVAKVSPERALLELKLTRLLIECVTGHSTILFRAPYNADSEPTTSEEIIPVALARQQNYLDIGENIDPEDWQPGIKADEIVKRVMAGIKKERGNIILLHDAGGDTREETVKALKILIPTLQKQGYHFTNLTNLLHKNRNELMPEVPKTRSYYIMQLNLVLATVIYGVSHFLVALFTIFIVLGLIRLLLMAYWAFKERKKEKKLGEFPTLESYPKVSIIVPAYNEEVNIVSSLHNLLKQTYPNFNIIMVDDGSKDSTYEKAKEAFPNHPKLEIFTKRNGGKATALNYGISLTDAEYVVCIDADTKLQQDAVKYLIARFLNAGSEEKIAAVAGNVKVGNTVNWLTKWQAIEYTTSQNFDRLAYANINAITVIPGAIGAFKRSVVLEAGGYSSDTLAEDCDITVKILKAGYTVANENRAVAVTEAPESVKQFLKQRFRWTYGIMQMFWKQRPTFLNPKYKGLGLWAMPNILLFQYIIPFFSPLADVIMFFGILSGNGSKIFSYYLIFLLVDASLAFIAFIMQREKLTNLFYIIPQRFGYRWLMYIVLFKSLRKALKGEMQSWGFLKRTGNVKEIATS; from the coding sequence GTGGAAAATTCCAAACAGATTTTTCAGACCAATAGCAAAAAACGCTGGAAAAGTGTACAATGGGGAAGCCGTTTCTTTATTTTTATGGCGGTACTCCTGTTTTTGGCTTTAGGGCTGATGATGGCCGTGGACAGAAGTCCTAAAATTCCTTTTAAAGAAGATTATAAAGCTGTAATTACAGCCAACAAGCCCTATCTTCAGGAGAATAAAATTTCTAAAGAATATAAAGGATTCAGAAGCTTTATTTCTGAAAAAACTATGCATACCAATCTTGCTAAGATCGAAAAAGCAAGAGCCGAAAGACTTAAAAATCAAAACAGAAACTGGGCCCAGTTTCCCGGTGGAATCCGTTCAGCATTCTATGTAGCATGGGATCCTCAGTCTCTGATGTCTCTGAAACGAAATATCAGACATGTTAATCTGGTTTTTCCGGAATGGTTTTTCCTTGATCCTAAATCAGGAAATTTGAAAACCAATATCGATCCGGAAGGATACAAAATCATCAAAAGAACAGGAGTAGCAGCCATGCCGATCCTAAGTAACAACTCTAATCAGGAATTTCATGCCGAAGGACTGGGGAAAGTATTGAGTGATTCCAAAAAAAGAACTGCTCTTATCCAAAAACTTACCCAACAATGCTTGAAATATCACTTTAAAGGAATCAATATCGACTTTGAAGATATGAACCTGAATTCTGATGAAAATCTGATCGCTTTTATGAAAGAGCTTTCAGAAACGTTCAAACAGAATCAACTGCTGGTAACAATGGATATTATGACAGATAATGATGATTACAACATCCCAAGACTGGATCCGTATGTTGATTACTTTGTATTGATGGCGTATGATGAATATTCTGCCGGCAGCGATGCCGGACCTGTTTCTTCACAGAAATGGATCGAGGAGCAGACAGGAAAAATGATTAAGCAAACTTCTCCTCATAAGATTATTCTGGGATTGGGAGCTTATGGCTATGACTGGAGTTCCAATAAGGATGACAATACTTCAGTAACCTATATGCAGGCCATTACCAAAGCCAGTGCCAGTAAGGCTGTAATTGATTTTAATGACAATACCTTCAACCTGAACTATTCCTATACAGATTCTAAAAATAATACCCACACCGTATTCTTTAATGATGCGGCTTCTATTTTCAATACCATGCGTTTCTCTTCCGAATATCCATTGGCAGGAACAGCATTATGGAGATTAGGAAGTGAAGACAGTAGAATCTGGAATTTCTATGACAAGGATCTTACATTTGCCGGACTTTCCAAGTTGAATTTGAAAACACTGGAGAATGTAAAAGGGCAGACCATGGTGGATTATATCGGAGATGGAGAAGTGTTGGATGTTCTGAATACACCTCACGATGGGAAAATTGCACTGGAAATAGATCCGAAAGAGAAAATCATCACAGACGAAAATTATATTACCTATCCAAGTTCTTATGAAGTAAAAAAATACGGAAGTGCGCCGCAGAAGGAATTGGTGTTAACATTTGATGATGGGCCGGATGAGACTTATACTCCTCAAGTCCTCGATGTATTATCAAAATATCATGTTCCGGCAGCTTTCTTTTTGGTAGGCTTGAATGCTGAAAAGAACCTTCCTCTGGTTAAAAGAATCTATCGGGAAGGTCATGAAATTGGAAACCACACCTTTACCCATGAAAACGTTGCTAAAGTAAGCCCTGAAAGAGCTTTGCTTGAGTTGAAACTAACCAGACTCCTGATAGAGTGTGTAACAGGGCACAGTACAATTCTTTTCCGTGCCCCTTATAACGCAGACTCTGAGCCTACCACTTCAGAAGAGATTATTCCTGTGGCGTTGGCAAGACAGCAGAATTATCTGGATATTGGTGAAAATATCGACCCTGAAGACTGGCAGCCGGGAATAAAAGCCGATGAAATCGTAAAACGCGTGATGGCAGGAATCAAAAAGGAGAGAGGAAATATCATACTGCTTCACGATGCGGGAGGAGACACAAGAGAAGAAACAGTAAAAGCTCTGAAGATTTTGATTCCAACACTTCAGAAACAGGGCTATCATTTTACTAACCTGACCAATCTTCTGCATAAGAACAGAAATGAGTTGATGCCTGAAGTCCCTAAGACTAGATCTTATTATATCATGCAGCTTAATTTAGTGCTGGCCACTGTAATTTATGGAGTAAGCCACTTTTTGGTGGCACTGTTTACTATTTTCATTGTATTAGGATTGATAAGACTATTGTTAATGGCTTATTGGGCTTTTAAAGAAAGAAAAAAAGAAAAAAAACTGGGGGAATTTCCAACGCTTGAATCTTATCCAAAGGTTTCCATTATTGTACCTGCTTATAATGAAGAAGTGAATATTGTATCTTCATTGCATAATCTGTTGAAGCAAACTTATCCGAATTTTAACATCATCATGGTAGATGACGGAAGTAAAGATTCAACCTATGAAAAAGCGAAAGAAGCATTTCCAAATCATCCGAAGTTAGAAATATTCACCAAAAGGAATGGTGGAAAAGCAACCGCCTTAAACTACGGGATTTCATTAACAGATGCTGAATATGTAGTCTGTATAGATGCAGATACTAAGCTTCAGCAGGACGCTGTCAAATATTTGATTGCAAGATTCCTGAATGCAGGTTCTGAAGAAAAAATAGCCGCGGTAGCCGGAAATGTTAAAGTAGGAAATACCGTAAACTGGCTGACTAAATGGCAAGCCATAGAATATACGACAAGTCAGAATTTTGACCGGTTAGCATATGCCAATATTAATGCAATTACAGTAATTCCGGGAGCTATTGGAGCATTTAAGAGATCTGTGGTTCTGGAAGCAGGAGGGTATTCGTCAGATACCTTGGCTGAAGATTGCGATATTACGGTGAAAATCTTAAAAGCAGGTTATACTGTTGCCAATGAAAACAGAGCCGTTGCCGTAACAGAAGCTCCAGAAAGTGTAAAACAGTTCTTAAAGCAACGTTTCCGCTGGACTTACGGAATCATGCAGATGTTCTGGAAACAGAGACCAACTTTCCTTAACCCCAAATATAAAGGGCTGGGACTTTGGGCTATGCCGAATATTTTATTGTTTCAATACATTATTCCATTCTTTTCACCATTGGCAGATGTGATCATGTTCTTTGGAATTTTATCAGGAAACGGAAGTAAAATATTCAGCTACTATCTGATTTTCCTTTTGGTGGATGCATCTCTGGCTTTTATCGCATTTATCATGCAGCGGGAAAAATTAACGAATCTGTTTTATATTATTCCGCAAAGATTCGGGTACCGATGGCTGATGTATATCGTATTATTTAAAAGTTTAAGAAAAGCATTGAAAGGCGAAATGCAGTCCTGGGGCTTCCTGAAACGTACAGGAAACGTAAAAGAGATAGCAACATCTTAA
- a CDS encoding M13 family metallopeptidase, producing the protein MKKLTLSLFLIAGICSQNTVSAQAKTAKVAVNNTDKGLDLSLMDTSVRPQDDFYNYVSGTWMKTAKIPADKPSWGSFNKLGEDTDNNSMTILNSLLKDKFTDGSEGKKIQDLYASYMNMQKRNADGIKPIQEHLNKIDAIKNMDDLQNYLASVTKEGENIFYGWGVYADLKNSNMNAVYLGDASLGLGRDYYQKVNEKNTEAIAEYQKYVASMLKELGYKNADEAAKNIVNYEKSIAKTLLTNEQSRDNTLQYNPKTMAELSALVKGVDLPAYLKKVGVNTDKVIIGELGYYKNFDQLVNAQNLPIIKDYLKFHMINGSASYLSEKLGDMKFAFFGKYLRGQQEQRALNKRGFELINRNLGEAFGKLYVEKYFPAEAKAQMVELIDYLKKSFALHINNLTWMSSTTKEKAMQKLNKFTVKVAYPDKWKDYSKLEITSEAKGGTLYKNLQNIGEWQYNKDLAKIGKPVDKTEWGMTPQTVNAYYNPVYNEIVFPAAILQPPFFNPQADAAVNFGGIGAVIGHEISHGFDDSGAQFDADGNLVDWWTPEDKANFEKATKALAAQYDKYEPVKGTFVNGTFTNGENIADLGGVNIAYDALQMYLKDKGNPGKISGFTQDQRFFLSWATVWRTLSSEKYMINQVKTDPHSPGYFRSFGPLINVDAFYKAFDVKKGDKLYKAPEDRIKIW; encoded by the coding sequence ATGAAAAAACTAACGCTTTCTTTGTTTCTAATAGCAGGGATCTGCTCTCAAAATACAGTGAGTGCACAAGCTAAAACTGCTAAAGTAGCAGTAAATAACACAGATAAAGGTTTAGACCTTAGTTTAATGGATACTTCGGTGCGTCCACAAGATGATTTTTATAATTATGTGAGCGGAACCTGGATGAAAACAGCCAAAATTCCGGCTGATAAACCAAGTTGGGGAAGCTTCAACAAATTAGGAGAGGATACGGATAACAATTCCATGACCATCCTGAATTCACTTTTGAAAGATAAATTTACTGACGGAAGTGAAGGGAAAAAGATTCAGGATTTATACGCTTCTTACATGAATATGCAGAAGAGAAATGCTGATGGAATTAAGCCTATTCAGGAACATCTGAATAAAATTGATGCGATCAAAAATATGGATGACCTTCAGAATTATCTGGCTTCTGTAACAAAAGAAGGTGAAAATATTTTCTACGGATGGGGAGTATATGCTGACCTAAAGAATTCTAATATGAATGCTGTTTACTTAGGTGATGCTTCTCTTGGTTTAGGAAGAGATTATTATCAGAAAGTAAATGAAAAAAATACAGAAGCTATTGCTGAATATCAGAAATACGTAGCTTCTATGCTGAAGGAATTAGGGTATAAAAATGCTGACGAAGCAGCAAAAAATATCGTTAATTATGAAAAAAGCATTGCAAAGACGCTTTTAACAAACGAGCAAAGTCGTGATAATACCCTTCAGTATAACCCTAAAACGATGGCTGAGCTTTCTGCGTTGGTAAAAGGGGTGGATCTCCCGGCTTACCTTAAAAAAGTAGGGGTAAATACCGATAAAGTAATTATCGGAGAACTAGGATATTATAAGAACTTCGATCAATTGGTGAATGCTCAGAACCTTCCGATCATCAAAGATTATCTGAAATTCCACATGATCAATGGAAGTGCATCTTATCTAAGTGAAAAACTTGGAGATATGAAGTTTGCTTTCTTCGGTAAATATTTAAGAGGTCAGCAGGAGCAGAGAGCTCTGAACAAAAGAGGTTTTGAATTGATCAATAGAAACTTAGGAGAAGCTTTCGGTAAACTATATGTTGAGAAATATTTCCCGGCTGAGGCTAAGGCTCAAATGGTTGAATTGATTGATTACTTAAAGAAGAGTTTTGCACTTCATATCAATAACCTGACTTGGATGTCTTCTACCACTAAGGAAAAAGCAATGCAGAAATTGAATAAATTCACTGTGAAAGTTGCTTATCCAGACAAATGGAAAGACTATTCAAAACTGGAGATCACATCTGAAGCGAAAGGAGGAACGTTATACAAAAACCTTCAGAATATCGGGGAGTGGCAGTATAATAAAGATTTAGCAAAAATCGGAAAACCGGTTGATAAAACAGAATGGGGAATGACTCCACAGACGGTAAACGCTTATTACAACCCAGTATACAATGAAATTGTATTCCCTGCAGCCATCCTTCAGCCGCCATTCTTTAATCCTCAGGCTGATGCAGCAGTAAACTTTGGAGGAATTGGTGCTGTTATCGGCCACGAAATAAGCCACGGATTCGATGATTCAGGAGCTCAGTTTGATGCAGATGGTAACCTGGTAGACTGGTGGACTCCGGAAGATAAAGCGAATTTCGAAAAAGCAACTAAAGCACTTGCTGCTCAATATGACAAATATGAGCCTGTAAAAGGAACATTCGTAAACGGTACCTTCACAAACGGTGAGAATATCGCTGACTTAGGAGGGGTGAATATCGCTTATGATGCTCTTCAAATGTACTTAAAAGATAAAGGAAATCCAGGGAAAATCAGTGGATTTACTCAGGATCAGAGATTCTTCCTAAGCTGGGCAACCGTTTGGAGAACTTTATCAAGTGAAAAATACATGATCAACCAGGTGAAGACAGATCCGCACTCTCCGGGTTACTTCAGAAGTTTTGGTCCGCTAATCAACGTTGATGCATTCTACAAAGCATTCGATGTGAAAAAAGGAGACAAATTATATAAAGCTCCGGAAGACAGAATCAAAATCTGGTAA